One window of Pyrus communis chromosome 12, drPyrComm1.1, whole genome shotgun sequence genomic DNA carries:
- the LOC137711322 gene encoding serine/threonine-protein kinase BSK2-like isoform X1, with product MGCLHSKTAHLLRSPDHPSSLPDTQKPDPANGDPAAAADPQVPAFKEYSVDELRKATNGFSSECIVSESGEKAPNVVYRGKLDGNRLVAVKRFSKQSWPDAQQFVAEASGVGKLRHKRLVNLIGCSAEGDERLLVAEYMPNDTLSKHLFHWDKKPLPWEMRVRVAYYIAEALDHCNTENQKIYHDLNAYRVLFDEDGDPRLSTFGLMKNSRDGKSYSTNLAYTPPEFLRTGRVIPESVIYSYGTVLLDLLSGKHIPPSHALDLIRGKNVLLLMDSSLEGQYANDDATKLVELASKCLQSEARDRGDIKFLLTAVAPLQKQKEVASHVLLGLPKNTVVVPTMLSPLGKACARMDLTAVHDILLKTGYKDEEGAENELSFQEWTQQVQDMLNTKKFGDIAFRDKDFKNAIEYYSKLVAMISGPSATVFARRAFSYLMNGQAELALRDAMQAQVCIPEWPTAFYLQALALSKLGMETDAQDMLNDGAAFDTKRHNAWRN from the exons ATGGGTTGCTTACACTCCAAAACCGCCCACCTCCTCCGCTCCCCCGACCACCCCTCTTCTCTACCCGACACCCAGAAACCCGACCCGG CTAATGGGGATCCAGCTGCGGCGGCGGATCCCCAGGTGCCGGCATTCAAAGAGTACAGCGTCGACGAGCTTCGGAAGGCCACGAACGGGTTCAGCTCCGAATGCATTGTTTCCGAAAGCGGCGAAAAAGCTCCCAATGTTGTTTACAGAGGGAAGCTTGATGGCAATCGCCTTGTCGCTGTTAAACGCTTCTCCAAGCAATCTTGGCCCGACGCCCAGCAGTTCGTG GCTGAGGCTTCTGGAGTAGGGAAGTTGAGGCACAAGAGATTGGTGAATCTGATTGGTTGCTCTGCCGAGGGTGACGAACGGCTCTTGGTGGCCGAGTATATGCCCAATGATACTCTTTCCAAGCATCTCTTCCATT GGGACAAGAAGCCATTGCCATGGGAAATGCGTGTTAGAGTTGCATACTATATTGCAGAGGCACTTGATCATTGTAATACAGAAAACCAGAAGATCTATCATGATTTGAATGCATATAGAGTTCTTTTTGACGAG GATGGTGACCCTCGATTGTCTACCTTTGGCCTTATGAAAAATAGTCGGGATGGAAAAAGCTACAGCACCAATTTAGCTTATACTCCACCTGAGTTTCTACGGACAG GCAGGGTCATCCCAGAGAGTGTAATCTACAGTTATGGAACTGTCCTGTTGGACCTTTTGAGTGGAAAGCATATTCCTCCAAGCCAT GCACTGGATTTGATAAGGGGAAAGAATGTATTGTTGTTGATGGATTCATCATTGGAAGGGCAGTATGCAAATGATGATGCCACGAAATTGGTTGAACTTGCTTCCAAATGTCTTCAGTCTGAGGCCAGGGATAGAGGAGATATTAAGTTTCTTCTCACAGCCGTTGCACCGCTTCAAAAACAGAAAGAG GTGGCATCTCATGTTTTATTGGGCCTCCCAAAAAACACTGTTGTGGTGCCAACCATGCTTTCTCCCCTTGGAAAGGCGTGTGCCAGGATGGATCTTACTGCTGTGCATGATATTTTGCTAAAAACGGGCTATAAAGATGAGGAAGGTGCCGAAAATGAG CTCTCATTCCAAGAATGGACACAACAAGTCCAAGATATGTTGAACACAAAGAAATTTGGTGATATTGCATTTAGGGATAAGGATTTCAAGAATGCAATCGAGTATTATTCCAAG TTGGTTGCTATGATCTCTGGCCCTTCAGCAACTGTCTTTGCGAGAAGAGCCTTCTCCTACTTAATGAATGGCCAAGCAGAGCTTGCTTTAAGAGATGCGATGCAGGCACAGGTATGCATACCAGAGTGGCCAACTGCATTCTACTTGCAGGCGCTTGCGCTCTCAAAGCTCGGAATGGAGACTGATGCTCAGGACATGCTAAATGATGGAGCGGCCTTTGACACAAAGAGACACAACGCCTGGCGTAACTAA
- the LOC137711322 gene encoding serine/threonine-protein kinase BSK2-like isoform X2, with translation MGCLHSKTAHLLRSPDHPSSLPDTQKPDPANGDPAAAADPQVPAFKEYSVDELRKATNGFSSECIVSESGEKAPNVVYRGKLDGNRLVAVKRFSKQSWPDAQQFVAEASGVGKLRHKRLVNLIGCSAEGDERLLVAEYMPNDTLSKHLFHWDKKPLPWEMRVRVAYYIAEALDHCNTENQKIYHDLNAYRVLFDEDGDPRLSTFGLMKNSRDGKSYSTNLAYTPPEFLRTGRVIPESVIYSYGTVLLDLLSGKHIPPSHYANDDATKLVELASKCLQSEARDRGDIKFLLTAVAPLQKQKEVASHVLLGLPKNTVVVPTMLSPLGKACARMDLTAVHDILLKTGYKDEEGAENELSFQEWTQQVQDMLNTKKFGDIAFRDKDFKNAIEYYSKLVAMISGPSATVFARRAFSYLMNGQAELALRDAMQAQVCIPEWPTAFYLQALALSKLGMETDAQDMLNDGAAFDTKRHNAWRN, from the exons ATGGGTTGCTTACACTCCAAAACCGCCCACCTCCTCCGCTCCCCCGACCACCCCTCTTCTCTACCCGACACCCAGAAACCCGACCCGG CTAATGGGGATCCAGCTGCGGCGGCGGATCCCCAGGTGCCGGCATTCAAAGAGTACAGCGTCGACGAGCTTCGGAAGGCCACGAACGGGTTCAGCTCCGAATGCATTGTTTCCGAAAGCGGCGAAAAAGCTCCCAATGTTGTTTACAGAGGGAAGCTTGATGGCAATCGCCTTGTCGCTGTTAAACGCTTCTCCAAGCAATCTTGGCCCGACGCCCAGCAGTTCGTG GCTGAGGCTTCTGGAGTAGGGAAGTTGAGGCACAAGAGATTGGTGAATCTGATTGGTTGCTCTGCCGAGGGTGACGAACGGCTCTTGGTGGCCGAGTATATGCCCAATGATACTCTTTCCAAGCATCTCTTCCATT GGGACAAGAAGCCATTGCCATGGGAAATGCGTGTTAGAGTTGCATACTATATTGCAGAGGCACTTGATCATTGTAATACAGAAAACCAGAAGATCTATCATGATTTGAATGCATATAGAGTTCTTTTTGACGAG GATGGTGACCCTCGATTGTCTACCTTTGGCCTTATGAAAAATAGTCGGGATGGAAAAAGCTACAGCACCAATTTAGCTTATACTCCACCTGAGTTTCTACGGACAG GCAGGGTCATCCCAGAGAGTGTAATCTACAGTTATGGAACTGTCCTGTTGGACCTTTTGAGTGGAAAGCATATTCCTCCAAGCCAT TATGCAAATGATGATGCCACGAAATTGGTTGAACTTGCTTCCAAATGTCTTCAGTCTGAGGCCAGGGATAGAGGAGATATTAAGTTTCTTCTCACAGCCGTTGCACCGCTTCAAAAACAGAAAGAG GTGGCATCTCATGTTTTATTGGGCCTCCCAAAAAACACTGTTGTGGTGCCAACCATGCTTTCTCCCCTTGGAAAGGCGTGTGCCAGGATGGATCTTACTGCTGTGCATGATATTTTGCTAAAAACGGGCTATAAAGATGAGGAAGGTGCCGAAAATGAG CTCTCATTCCAAGAATGGACACAACAAGTCCAAGATATGTTGAACACAAAGAAATTTGGTGATATTGCATTTAGGGATAAGGATTTCAAGAATGCAATCGAGTATTATTCCAAG TTGGTTGCTATGATCTCTGGCCCTTCAGCAACTGTCTTTGCGAGAAGAGCCTTCTCCTACTTAATGAATGGCCAAGCAGAGCTTGCTTTAAGAGATGCGATGCAGGCACAGGTATGCATACCAGAGTGGCCAACTGCATTCTACTTGCAGGCGCTTGCGCTCTCAAAGCTCGGAATGGAGACTGATGCTCAGGACATGCTAAATGATGGAGCGGCCTTTGACACAAAGAGACACAACGCCTGGCGTAACTAA